One window of Nocardia nova SH22a genomic DNA carries:
- a CDS encoding carboxylesterase/lipase family protein, whose product MRHIRWAAASIGSLILIAGTAQAAPDTTSGATVVRTDTGLVRGTATDSARIFQAIPYAAPPVDALRWRNPEPATPWKGERDATEPAHACPQVLPGLPAEATAEDCLYLNVTTPPRHGDRPKPVVFWIHGGVFVSGAGNYFDAERLARRGDVVVVSINYRLGMLGFLGLPGLPGSGTFGLADQQAALRWVQRNIGAFGGDPHNVTIAGQSAGAMSACAQLTSPSAAGLFQKAILQSGSCDVNWPDNFDQRHQPAGSVFRSRAAVEDRGRRSAVDLGCDRPDAAAVADCLRRLPVEKLKPALADFAHPAYGTPLLPSDPAEAVKNGRFQRVPVISGTTRNEATLSAATYDDAAPMSDRTYDAVLTETFGADRAAVETVYPRTAYGSAAEAFAAIVTDRKWACTQYGTSRDMAAHTPVRQYEFADPVPPSLPGPVAMPMGAYHTSDLPSLFDLGGQPARFSPEQQVLADRMVDYWASFAATGDPNGPGRPQWPVFRAQDDPPHTQVLAPGRDGIARVDLAAEHHCDFWAGLRRGG is encoded by the coding sequence ATGAGACATATTCGATGGGCGGCGGCTTCGATCGGATCGCTGATCCTCATCGCGGGCACCGCGCAGGCCGCGCCGGACACCACATCCGGGGCAACGGTGGTTCGAACCGACACCGGTCTCGTACGCGGAACCGCCACCGATTCGGCACGGATATTCCAGGCGATTCCCTATGCCGCGCCGCCGGTGGACGCGTTGCGCTGGCGGAACCCGGAACCCGCCACCCCGTGGAAGGGGGAGCGTGATGCGACGGAACCGGCGCACGCGTGCCCGCAGGTACTCCCCGGTCTCCCTGCGGAGGCCACCGCCGAGGACTGTCTCTACCTGAATGTCACGACACCGCCCCGGCACGGTGACCGCCCGAAGCCCGTCGTGTTCTGGATTCACGGTGGCGTCTTCGTCAGCGGCGCCGGAAACTATTTCGATGCCGAGCGCCTGGCCCGGCGCGGTGACGTGGTGGTGGTGTCGATCAACTACCGTCTCGGGATGCTCGGTTTTCTGGGGCTGCCCGGCCTCCCCGGTTCCGGCACATTCGGGCTCGCCGACCAGCAGGCCGCTTTGAGGTGGGTGCAGCGCAATATCGGTGCCTTCGGCGGTGATCCGCACAATGTCACGATTGCCGGGCAGTCGGCGGGGGCGATGAGCGCGTGCGCCCAGCTCACCTCGCCGTCGGCGGCCGGGCTGTTCCAGAAGGCGATACTGCAGAGCGGATCCTGTGATGTGAACTGGCCCGACAACTTCGATCAGCGGCATCAACCCGCGGGCAGTGTCTTCCGGTCTCGCGCCGCGGTCGAGGATCGGGGGCGGCGGTCCGCCGTGGATCTCGGCTGCGACCGGCCCGACGCTGCCGCGGTCGCCGACTGCCTGCGCAGGCTGCCGGTGGAGAAATTGAAGCCGGCCCTCGCCGACTTCGCCCATCCCGCCTACGGCACGCCGCTGTTGCCGTCCGATCCGGCCGAGGCGGTGAAAAACGGCCGCTTCCAACGGGTTCCGGTCATCTCCGGCACCACTCGCAACGAGGCCACCCTGTCCGCCGCCACCTACGACGACGCCGCGCCGATGTCGGATCGCACCTATGACGCCGTGCTCACCGAGACCTTCGGTGCGGACCGGGCCGCGGTCGAGACCGTGTATCCGCGCACGGCATACGGGTCGGCGGCCGAGGCGTTCGCGGCGATCGTCACCGATCGCAAATGGGCTTGCACGCAGTACGGAACATCACGGGACATGGCGGCCCACACTCCGGTCCGCCAGTACGAATTCGCCGATCCAGTACCGCCGTCGCTGCCGGGTCCGGTCGCGATGCCGATGGGCGCCTATCACACGTCCGATCTGCCGTCGCTGTTCGATCTCGGCGGGCAACCAGCCAGGTTCTCGCCGGAACAGCAAGTCTTGGCGGATCGGATGGTCGACTACTGGGCGAGTTTCGCCGCGACCGGCGACCCGAACGGGCCGGGGCGGCCGCAGTGGCCGGTGTTCCGTGCGCAGGACGACCCGCCGCACACCCAGGTTCTCGCGCCCGGCCGGGACGGTATCGCCCGAGTCGATCTGGCCGCCGAGCATCACTGCGACTTCTGGGCAGGTCTGCGGCGCGGAGGATGA
- a CDS encoding response regulator: protein MSTAVRVVIVDDDALVRAGLTLMLDGAQDIAVVGEAADGDAALDAVAAHAPDVVLMDIRMPRMDGVTATGRLRSRHAKPPAVIVLTTFDTDENILRALHAGADGFLLKDTPPAQIVAAIQRVAAGDPILSPQVTRKLMNKVTTDAGNYERARTAFARLSEREHEVALAVAAGKPNAEIATDLYMSVPTVKAHVSRILTKLELGNRTQIALAAHDAGLV, encoded by the coding sequence GTGAGCACCGCGGTCCGGGTCGTCATCGTCGACGACGACGCGCTCGTGCGCGCGGGGCTGACCCTGATGCTCGACGGCGCACAGGATATCGCCGTCGTCGGAGAAGCCGCCGACGGCGACGCCGCACTCGACGCGGTCGCCGCGCACGCCCCCGATGTGGTCCTGATGGATATCCGCATGCCACGAATGGACGGTGTCACCGCCACCGGCAGACTGCGCAGCCGCCACGCGAAACCGCCGGCGGTCATCGTGCTCACCACCTTCGACACCGACGAGAACATCTTGCGCGCACTGCACGCGGGAGCGGACGGGTTCCTGCTCAAGGACACCCCGCCGGCGCAGATCGTGGCGGCGATCCAGCGCGTGGCCGCGGGGGACCCGATTCTCTCACCACAGGTCACCCGCAAACTGATGAACAAGGTGACCACCGATGCGGGCAACTACGAGCGGGCCCGCACTGCGTTCGCCAGACTCAGTGAGCGCGAACACGAAGTGGCGCTCGCGGTCGCGGCGGGCAAACCCAACGCCGAGATCGCCACCGATCTGTACATGAGCGTGCCGACGGTGAAGGCGCACGTCTCGCGCATTCTGACCAAACTCGAACTGGGCAACCGCACCCAGATTGCCCTCGCAGCGCACGACGCCGGGCTGGTGTGA
- a CDS encoding sensor histidine kinase — MIAARNRPAVVAVAAVASATGHAIYGLWQPPYGLSFGWWLVLDISVHAALIGWGLLIRARAELIDSLCDRAMRAEAEQGRRVAEARAAERRALAREMHDVLAHRLSLVATFAGALEYREDVTAPQITRAAGVIREGVHQALAELREVIGVLREDTEIDRPQPGLAELPDLVAGSRAAQSVVHFDDRISDKESVPASVGRTGYRVVQEGLTNARKHAAGLPVHVSVGGRPGADLRIEVRNPIGGIPSNAPGTGTGLIGLTERVRLTGGRLDHEFTSSGEFRLCASIPWPL, encoded by the coding sequence GTGATCGCCGCGCGCAACCGTCCGGCGGTCGTGGCCGTCGCGGCGGTGGCCAGTGCCACCGGGCATGCGATCTACGGCCTGTGGCAGCCGCCGTACGGCCTGTCCTTCGGCTGGTGGCTCGTACTCGACATCTCGGTACACGCGGCTCTGATCGGATGGGGTTTGCTGATCAGAGCCCGTGCGGAGCTGATCGACTCGTTGTGCGATCGCGCCATGCGTGCCGAGGCCGAACAGGGGCGCCGGGTCGCGGAGGCGCGGGCGGCCGAACGGCGGGCACTGGCGCGTGAGATGCACGATGTACTGGCACACCGGCTTTCGCTGGTGGCGACCTTCGCGGGTGCGCTGGAATACCGTGAGGACGTGACCGCGCCGCAGATCACGCGGGCGGCCGGGGTCATCCGCGAAGGTGTGCATCAGGCGCTCGCCGAACTTCGCGAGGTGATCGGCGTTCTCCGCGAGGACACCGAGATCGACCGGCCGCAGCCCGGTCTCGCTGAACTGCCCGACCTCGTGGCGGGATCGCGGGCGGCGCAGAGCGTCGTGCATTTCGACGACCGGATCAGCGACAAGGAGTCGGTCCCCGCGTCGGTCGGCCGCACGGGCTACCGAGTCGTGCAGGAGGGACTGACCAATGCGCGCAAGCACGCGGCCGGGCTGCCGGTGCACGTGAGCGTCGGTGGCAGGCCGGGCGCGGATCTGCGTATCGAGGTCCGCAATCCGATCGGCGGAATTCCCTCGAATGCTCCGGGAACGGGGACGGGTCTGATCGGGCTGACCGAACGAGTGCGCCTCACCGGCGGCCGACTCGACCACGAATTCACCTCGTCGGGCGAATTCCGGTTGTGTGCTTCGATACCCTGGCCGCTGTGA